In Belonocnema kinseyi isolate 2016_QV_RU_SX_M_011 chromosome 4, B_treatae_v1, whole genome shotgun sequence, a single window of DNA contains:
- the LOC117170849 gene encoding uncharacterized protein LOC117170849, whose translation MSAPPHNAVVNGENLAKNETNTIQQPPNSPNLASCDSFLFGRLKKPLRETCYITPDEIIVKSKMVLMAILQTHYKKCFGDLIKRWHMCAAVRGEYFEGDNIDYDE comes from the coding sequence atgtCGGCCCCGCCGCACAATGCCGTCGTTAACGGTgaaaatttggctaaaaacgaaaCGAATACCATCCAACAACCACCGAATTCGCCTAATTTGGCTTCTTGCGACTCTTTCCTATTTGGTCGACTCAAGAAACCGCTCCGGGAAACGTGTTACATCACCCCAGATGAGATCATAGTAAAATCGAAGATGGTTCTGATGGCTATACTGCAAAcccattataaaaaatgtttcgggGATTTGATCAAGCGCTGGCACATGTGCGCCGCAGTCCGCGGGGAGTACTTTGAAGGCgacaatatcgattatgatgaataa